In Bacteroidota bacterium, the sequence TGAGGAACTGATGGATTATCTCAACCGGAAAGGAAAATATACCAATCCGGAATCATCCCCAAGGCCCGGCATTATCCTGCTCGACCTGAACATGCCCAGAAAAGACGGCCGTCAGGCTCTTAAAGAAATAAAGGAAAATGAAGAACTGCGGAATATCCCGGTTATCATACTCACTACCTCCAAGGCCGAGGAAGATATCCTCAGAACGTATCACCTTGGAGCAAATTCATTCATCTCCAAACCGGTTACTTTCAACGGACTGGTTGATGTAATAAAGAAACTTGGTGAATACTGGTTCGAAATAGTCAGACTACCGGAAAAATGATAATTATTATTTTTCCGCATAACTTTATATATTTACAACGTTAAGTGGTTTTATTATGCAGGAAATAAAAAATATCCGGCTTTTATTGGTTGAAGATGACGAAGATGATCTTCTCATCACCCGGGATATCCTGGAAGAAATTCCTCATTATAAATTTGATATACATTGGGCCTCAAATCCTGCTCTTGCAAGAGAAATACTTCCTGAAAAACAATTTGATATTTGCCTTTGCGATTTCCGCCTGGGTATGGAAACAGGTCTTGAGGTAATCAAACATATAAAAGAAAACTATGACCATATCCCTGTAATCATGCTGACCGGACAGGATGATTTTGAAATCGATTCGCAAGCACTTAAAGACGGAGCCTCCGACTATCTTATCAAAGGCAGGATCAATGCTTCTGTGCTGGGCCGTTCCATTCGTTATGCGATGGAACATAAAAAAGCCCAGTTGCGGTTAAAAGAAAGTGAGGCGGAACTACGCAAATCCAATGCTACCAAAGATAAGTTCTTCTCCATCATCGCACACGACCTGCGTAGTCCTTTTACAGCATTATTAAGCCTTTCCGATATCCTTCTCAAACATTACAATGATCTCGACGACGATACCAAGAAAGAATACATCGGAATGATCAAGGATTCATCGGAAAATACTTTCAAGCTGATCGAAAATCTCTTGCAATGGTCACGTATCCAACGGGGAACCATAGAAATCAATCCTAGTTCCTTTAATATTTGTGACCTGGTAAACCGAACCATCGGTTTGCTTAAGCAATCGGCTGATGGTAAAAACATTGAAATAACATCATGCCTGAACCAGGAATTACCGGCGTTTGCCGATATTAATATGGTTGATACGGTTATCCGTAATCTCATGATGAATTCTATAAAATTCACTCAGCCCGAAGGAAAAATCAGCATTGAAGGCCATCTTGACAATAATAGTATTTACCTGTCCATTGCAGACACAGGCGTAGGAATGACCCAGAAAACAATGGATAAACTTTTCAAGGTGGAAGAAAACAAAAGCACACCCGGGACGGCCGGAGAGTTGGGTACCGGCCTTGGCTTGATTCTTTGCAAGGAATTTATCACCATTAACAAAGGCGATATTCTGGTGGAAAGCGAACCCGGTAAAGGAAGTAAATTTACCGTGGTTCTGCCTGCGAAAAGCTGACATCCTCCAGGCCCTGCCTGATCCTGGAAGCTACAATGTCTACGGCAATATGGTTCTGCCCACCCTGAGGGATGATAATGTCGGCATAACGTTTTGACGGCTCAATAAACTGAAGATGCATGGGTTTCACGAATTTCTGGTAATGCCGCAGCACGTCGTTCACATCCCTGCCCCTTTCCTGCATATCCCTGGTCATGATTCGTATCAGCCGGTCGTCGGGCTCCGCATCAACAAAGACTTTAATATCAAATAACGAACGCAGCTCCTCATGGGTAAAGATGAGTATGCCCTCCACGATAAGAATGCTTCGCGGTTCCACCGCTATGGTTGCATCCGACCTTGAACAGGAAATGTAAGAATATACCGGCATCTCAATGGCTTCCCCCCGCCTGAGCTTACCCAGGTGATCTATCAGCAGGGGAAATTCAATGGAAG encodes:
- a CDS encoding response regulator, with translation MEQKQQKIVILMADDDPDDRLMTREALEESHLNNELHLVEDGEELMDYLNRKGKYTNPESSPRPGIILLDLNMPRKDGRQALKEIKENEELRNIPVIILTTSKAEEDILRTYHLGANSFISKPVTFNGLVDVIKKLGEYWFEIVRLPEK
- a CDS encoding hybrid sensor histidine kinase/response regulator codes for the protein MQEIKNIRLLLVEDDEDDLLITRDILEEIPHYKFDIHWASNPALAREILPEKQFDICLCDFRLGMETGLEVIKHIKENYDHIPVIMLTGQDDFEIDSQALKDGASDYLIKGRINASVLGRSIRYAMEHKKAQLRLKESEAELRKSNATKDKFFSIIAHDLRSPFTALLSLSDILLKHYNDLDDDTKKEYIGMIKDSSENTFKLIENLLQWSRIQRGTIEINPSSFNICDLVNRTIGLLKQSADGKNIEITSCLNQELPAFADINMVDTVIRNLMMNSIKFTQPEGKISIEGHLDNNSIYLSIADTGVGMTQKTMDKLFKVEENKSTPGTAGELGTGLGLILCKEFITINKGDILVESEPGKGSKFTVVLPAKS
- the udk gene encoding uridine kinase codes for the protein MLIIGIAGGSGSGKTTVVNRIAEQLPQGSLALISQDAYYRDQSFLTPEEKKEINFDHPSSIEFPLLIDHLGKLRRGEAIEMPVYSYISCSRSDATIAVEPRSILIVEGILIFTHEELRSLFDIKVFVDAEPDDRLIRIMTRDMQERGRDVNDVLRHYQKFVKPMHLQFIEPSKRYADIIIPQGGQNHIAVDIVASRIRQGLEDVSFSQAEPR